The genomic window AACACCAACGTTAATAACTTAGATTTAACCGCGCCAATTGTCAATATAAATGCGGCAATTACCTTAAAAGGCGACTTAACAGTAACCGCTACCAATAAAATAAATGTTAACAGCACAATTAGCACATCTTTGGGAAATGGAAACATCAATTTATCTGCGGGAACTGGCACTTTAACAACCAAAGAAAATGGCACAATTAAAGCTGGTACTGGTGATATTAACTTAATAGCGAACAAAATTGAACTCGGCGCAAGTATTAGCGGAACTGGTAACTTAACCCTGCAACCAAAAAGCGTTAATCAATCAATTGGTATTGGTGATGCAGCATTAGGTAATTTTAATCTTGACTCTTCTGAAATTAATCAATTGCAAGATGGTTTTGCCTCGATTACTATAGGGAATAGTACAGGTAGTGGCAAAGTTAATATTACTTCAGTTACTTTCAAAGATCCCGTAACAATTCAATCACCAAATAACTCAATTATCACCGATGGTACAATTACCGGAACCGATAACGCTACAATTACTTTAATCGCAAAAGGTGTAGAATTAGGTGGCGATATCATTACAAATAACAGCAATATTGAATTTAAAGATAGTCCAGTTAGTCTGACAAATGATGTAACTTTGAAAGCTGGTAAAGGTGTAATTGCGTTTGGCAAGGAACTAGATATAACGGATAAAGCACTAACTTTAATCGCAGAGGAAATTGATTTTCTTGGTGGTAACGCTTCGGTTACAGGTACTGGGAAAATTGCCTTACAACCTGGAACAGCAGAACAAGATATTGTAATTGGGGGAACGAGTAATTCTGAACCATCTTTAGACATTACCAAAGATGATATTGCAGCTTTTGCTAGTGGGTTTGAATCAGTGACAATTGGAGGAGAAAACGGTAGTGGAAAAATTATCATTGATGAAATTACTTTCAACAACCCGCTAATAATCCAATCTCCCTCTGGCGCAGGTTCAATTATTACCAAAGGAAAGATTACAGGTATAGATAATGCTGCAATTACTTTGAAAGCAACCAAGGTTGAAGTAGCGGCAGATATCACAACTCCTAAAGGTAATATTGACTTTACAAATAGTCCTGTTACTTTGTTAGAAGATGCTGTAATTAATGCTGGTAAAGGAACAATTGCCTTTGGTAACACCTTAAAAATTGGTGAAAAAGCCTTGACATTAACAGCAGATGAAATTAACTTTACCGGAGGTGCTGGATCTGTAACAGGCAGTAATAAACTAATATTGCAACCTGCAACTCCTGAGTTAGATATTGCTATTGCCAATTCCGATGAAATCACAGGTTTAAATTTAACAAACAGCGACATTGAGGCGTTACAAAATGGCTTTAAAGCTGTAACTATTGGTAGAGAAGATGGGAAAGGTTTAATTACCGTTAACCCCGTAACCTTGAAAAATTCTGTAACTATTCAATCTCCCGAAGGTGCAATTATTACTAAGGGAACAATTACCGGAACTGGGGAAGCAGCAATTACTTTTAAAGCGACAAGTTTAGAAATAGCAGGTGATATTAAAACCGAAAACAAAGATCTCAAATTAGATAGTTCAGTTACTCTAGCTAATGATGTACTATTGAATGCTGGAAAAGGTACAATCTCATTTGGTAAAAATGTTGATGCAGGAGAAAAAGCACTTACCATTACAGCAGATGAAATTGATTTTCTCGGTGGTGCTGAATCTGTAAGTGGTACGAATACTCTTACATTACAACCTGCGACACCAGAGTTAGAAATTACTTTGGGTGATGCAGAAAATTCTAATCGGTTAGATTTAACTAATACAGACCTTGATTCTTTAAAAGCTGGGTTTAAATCTGTGATTATTGGACGGGAAGATGGTAAAGGTGTTGTGACAATTGCTGGTGATATTACTTTCAAAAATTCAGTGACAATTCAATCTCCAAAAGAAACAGGTTCGATTAAAGCAAATGGCACAATTAACGCAACGAAAGAAGCGGAGATTAATTTGATAGCGGGAGGAGATATTAGTACTAGAAGTATCAATACTAATGAACAATCTGTCACGATTAAAGCTGATGCTGATAATAACGGAAGTGGTGTATTTTCTACGAATTCGGATGATACTATTCAAACAAAAGGTGGGAAAGTAGATATTTCGGGGTACAGCATTACTGTGGGAAATATCAATACTTCCGTTTTAGAAGCAGATGGTGGGACTAAAAAAGATGGCGGTGCTGTGAAGTTGTCTGCTACTGGTAAGATTGCTACGGAAAATATTAAGACCACCACAAATTATACAGTAGTTCCCTTTAGCACAGATCCCCCGATTTTTTACCGAGGAGGTTCTGTAGATATTTCTACATTAGGTGACATTCAAGTAAAAGATGTTTCAACTACTGGAGGAGGATTAAATATTACTGGAGCAAATATTTTAGCCAGAGATATTTTTACTTTTTATGGAAACAGCAATTTTTCTGATGCACCTAATGAAGGTTCTGTCCAGCTGGAAGCGAAAACAGGCAATATAGAAGTTGGTGTGATTCGATCGGGATCTCGCGGAATTGACATTAAAGCCTATGGTTTGTTTAGAGCTACGAAATCATCTCAAGACTTCTATTTAGGGACTATTGAAAATGACAATCAAATAGAAAGTATAGGCGCGCTCAAAGATTTTCCTGAAGTAATTGATTTTCTGGAAACTAAAGGTTTTGCTAGAGAACAGTTAGAAAATTCGGAAGCAACAGTTACTATTAAGAATACTCAACGTATTCCGGCAAGTATTATTGTTTACTCTGGAGGCCCTTCTAGACCCGGTAATGTCAGAATTCAACATGGGGGTCAATCTCTCAAAGGTAATGATTATATCCAAATTTCTGGAAGAGGAGAA from Phormidium ambiguum IAM M-71 includes these protein-coding regions:
- a CDS encoding filamentous hemagglutinin N-terminal domain-containing protein encodes the protein MQQISTNSPSFFSPFVLPVALVTLPLLTVIDVNPAKSQITPEPNSTNTNVSPNGNRLDIGGGKTSQDGANLFHSFERFNVNQGQIANFLSNPQIRNILSRVVGGDASVINGLIQVTGGNPNLFLMNPAGIIFGSQASLNVPGSFFATTATGIGFNGNVWFSAIANNNYDTLVGNPNVFAFTNLHPGAIINAGNLAVPGGQTLGLLGGTVINTGQLTAPGGQITVMAVPGENLVRLSQAGSLLSLEIQPLSISASQPNNFNLEIPSLPQLLTGGNAVHATQVTVNNDGTISLSGSGLRISPETGTAVASGNIKASGGTVQVLGNKVGIVNSQIDVSGINGGGTVLIGGDFQGKGKVPNAINTYVSKDSVINADSLVDGKGGTVIVWADKSTQFYGKISSVGGSKSGDGGFVEVSGKENLTFDGAIDVFAVKGEKGQVLFDPKSVIIGTDGNNDDELSDGIILASDGADDEIFYISASKLLEVLDSGNVAIAATENIDVNEPVDASSNTNVNNLDLTAPIVNINAAITLKGDLTVTATNKINVNSTISTSLGNGNINLSAGTGTLTTKENGTIKAGTGDINLIANKIELGASISGTGNLTLQPKSVNQSIGIGDAALGNFNLDSSEINQLQDGFASITIGNSTGSGKVNITSVTFKDPVTIQSPNNSIITDGTITGTDNATITLIAKGVELGGDIITNNSNIEFKDSPVSLTNDVTLKAGKGVIAFGKELDITDKALTLIAEEIDFLGGNASVTGTGKIALQPGTAEQDIVIGGTSNSEPSLDITKDDIAAFASGFESVTIGGENGSGKIIIDEITFNNPLIIQSPSGAGSIITKGKITGIDNAAITLKATKVEVAADITTPKGNIDFTNSPVTLLEDAVINAGKGTIAFGNTLKIGEKALTLTADEINFTGGAGSVTGSNKLILQPATPELDIAIANSDEITGLNLTNSDIEALQNGFKAVTIGREDGKGLITVNPVTLKNSVTIQSPEGAIITKGTITGTGEAAITFKATSLEIAGDIKTENKDLKLDSSVTLANDVLLNAGKGTISFGKNVDAGEKALTITADEIDFLGGAESVSGTNTLTLQPATPELEITLGDAENSNRLDLTNTDLDSLKAGFKSVIIGREDGKGVVTIAGDITFKNSVTIQSPKETGSIKANGTINATKEAEINLIAGGDISTRSINTNEQSVTIKADADNNGSGVFSTNSDDTIQTKGGKVDISGYSITVGNINTSVLEADGGTKKDGGAVKLSATGKIATENIKTTTNYTVVPFSTDPPIFYRGGSVDISTLGDIQVKDVSTTGGGLNITGANILARDIFTFYGNSNFSDAPNEGSVQLEAKTGNIEVGVIRSGSRGIDIKAYGLFRATKSSQDFYLGTIENDNQIESIGALKDFPEVIDFLETKGFAREQLENSEATVTIKNTQRIPASIIVYSGGPSRPGNVRIQHGGQSLKGNDYIQISGRGEGFGFIVGPNVTPVKGEEFNGQLEGFNPGNNEAEITLFRNATYSLLDVPSQFPENVSGTSGGIVVGNDISNGQLYSSFRNMPITTIPESPGTTNPPVTTNPPGNTNPPVANNPPTNTTPPVAVAEPPATPTPPVTTPPVAVVEPPATPTPPVTTPPVAVVEPPATPTPPVTTPPVAVVEPPATPTPPVTTPPVAVVEPPATPTPPVTTPPVAVVEPPVTPTPPVTTPPVAVVEPPVTPTPPVTTPPVAVVEPPVXSNSTCNHATSSSCGTTCNSDSTCNHATSSSCGTTCNSDSTCNHATSSSCGTARNSDSTCNHATSSSCGTAYNSKSACQQSTANK